Proteins from one Pseudomonas grandcourensis genomic window:
- the fliI gene encoding flagellar protein export ATPase FliI encodes MRLERTSFAKRLGSYAEATELAGAPILEGRLLRMVGLTLEAEGLRAAMGSRCMVINDDSYHPVQVEAEVMGFSGSKVFLMPVGSVAGIAPGARVVPLSDTGRLPMGMSMLGRVLDGAGRALDGKGGMKAEDWVPMDGPTINPLKREPISEPLDVGIRCINGMLTVGRGQRLGLFAGTGVGKSVLLGMMTRFTEADIIVVGLIGERGREVKEFIEHILGEEGLKRSVVVASPADDAPLMRLRAAMYCTRIAEYFRDKGKNVLLLMDSLTRFAQAQREIALAIGEPPATKGYPPSVFAKLPKLVERAGNAEKGGGSITAFYTVLSEGDDQQDPIADSARGVLDGHIVLSRRLAEEGHYPAIDIEASISRVMPAVVSPEHMARAQYFKQLWSRYQQSRDLISVGAYVAGGDRETDLAISLQPQLVKYLRQGLNDSISLGESEAYLASIFAPAAGG; translated from the coding sequence TCGAAGCCGAAGGCCTGCGCGCCGCCATGGGCAGCCGCTGCATGGTCATCAACGACGACAGCTATCACCCGGTGCAGGTTGAAGCCGAAGTCATGGGGTTCTCCGGCAGCAAGGTCTTTCTGATGCCGGTCGGCAGTGTCGCCGGCATCGCCCCCGGTGCCCGAGTGGTGCCGTTGTCCGATACCGGTCGCCTGCCCATGGGCATGAGCATGCTCGGGCGCGTGCTGGACGGTGCCGGTCGTGCGCTGGACGGCAAGGGCGGGATGAAGGCCGAAGACTGGGTGCCGATGGATGGCCCGACCATCAACCCGCTCAAGCGCGAACCGATCAGCGAACCGCTGGACGTGGGTATCCGTTGCATCAACGGCATGTTGACCGTCGGTCGCGGTCAACGACTCGGGCTGTTCGCCGGTACCGGTGTCGGCAAATCCGTGCTGTTGGGCATGATGACCCGCTTCACCGAGGCCGACATCATTGTCGTCGGACTGATCGGTGAGCGGGGTCGCGAAGTTAAAGAGTTCATCGAGCACATCCTCGGTGAAGAAGGGCTCAAGCGTTCGGTGGTGGTGGCGTCCCCGGCGGACGATGCGCCGCTGATGCGACTGCGCGCAGCGATGTATTGCACGCGCATCGCCGAATATTTCCGTGACAAGGGCAAGAACGTCCTGTTGCTCATGGATTCGCTGACCCGTTTCGCCCAGGCCCAGCGGGAAATCGCCCTGGCCATCGGTGAGCCGCCCGCGACCAAGGGCTATCCGCCGTCGGTGTTCGCCAAGCTGCCGAAACTGGTGGAGCGGGCCGGCAACGCGGAGAAGGGCGGTGGTTCGATCACCGCGTTCTACACGGTGCTGTCCGAAGGCGACGACCAACAGGATCCGATTGCCGACTCGGCGCGGGGCGTGCTCGACGGGCACATCGTGCTGTCCCGGCGTCTGGCCGAGGAAGGACATTACCCGGCCATCGATATCGAAGCGTCCATCAGCCGGGTGATGCCGGCGGTGGTGTCGCCGGAACACATGGCCCGTGCGCAGTATTTCAAGCAGTTGTGGTCGCGCTATCAACAGAGCCGCGACCTGATCAGTGTCGGCGCCTATGTCGCCGGTGGAGATCGCGAGACCGACCTGGCGATTTCCCTGCAACCGCAATTGGTCAAATACCTGCGCCAGGGCCTCAACGACAGCATCAGCCTGGGCGAAAGCGAGGCGTATCTGGCCTCGATCTTCGCACCCGCGGCAGGCGGTTAA
- the fliJ gene encoding flagellar export protein FliJ: MALSRAGRLAPVVEMAEKAEKTAVQRLGHFQGQVRLAQSKLADLEAFRLDYQEQWIVRGSGGVSGQWLLGYQGFLAQLGTAIDQQRQSLAWHQNNLNKARETWQQAFARVEGLRKLVQRYADEARALEDRREQKLLDELSQRLPRENPY; encoded by the coding sequence ATGGCCCTGAGTCGGGCGGGACGGCTGGCGCCGGTGGTGGAAATGGCCGAAAAGGCCGAGAAAACCGCGGTCCAGCGCCTGGGGCACTTTCAAGGTCAGGTTCGTCTGGCACAAAGCAAACTCGCCGACCTCGAAGCCTTCCGTCTCGACTATCAGGAACAATGGATTGTGCGCGGCAGCGGCGGCGTCTCGGGCCAATGGTTGCTGGGCTATCAGGGCTTTCTCGCGCAACTGGGCACGGCCATCGACCAGCAGCGGCAAAGTCTGGCCTGGCATCAGAACAACCTGAACAAGGCCCGGGAGACCTGGCAGCAGGCGTTTGCCCGGGTCGAAGGCTTGCGCAAGCTGGTTCAGCGCTATGCCGACGAGGCGCGGGCGCTTGAAGACCGGCGCGAACAGAAATTGCTGGATGAATTGTCCCAGCGCTTGCCGCGTGAGAACCCCTATTGA
- a CDS encoding STAS domain-containing protein → MSVVTEMSQDGQKLTISVKGRFDFAKHQEFRQSYEDKQLSAVVVDLKDATYLDSSALGMLLLLRDHAGGDDSDVRVVNSSTDVRKILAISNFDKLFDIS, encoded by the coding sequence ATGTCAGTCGTTACAGAAATGTCCCAGGACGGGCAAAAGCTGACGATCTCGGTCAAGGGTCGTTTCGATTTCGCCAAGCATCAGGAATTTCGTCAGTCCTACGAAGATAAACAGCTGTCGGCGGTCGTGGTCGACCTGAAAGACGCCACTTACCTCGACAGTTCGGCCCTGGGCATGCTGCTTTTGCTGCGCGATCACGCCGGTGGCGACGACTCCGATGTGCGCGTCGTCAACAGCAGTACCGACGTGCGCAAAATCCTCGCCATCTCCAACTTCGACAAACTGTTCGACATCAGTTGA
- a CDS encoding fused response regulator/phosphatase has product MQPLEPLTILIAEDSAADRLLLSSILRRQGHDVLTAANGAEAVEVFRLQQPHLVLMDAMMPVMDGFEAARQIKALAGETLVPIIFLTSLSESEALARCLEVGGDDFLAKPYNQVILAAKIKAMDRLRRLQDTVLQQRDQIARHHDYLLNEQRVAKAVFDKVAHSGCLNAAPNIRYLQSPYALFNGDLLLAAFTPAGDMHVLLGDFTGHGLPAAVGAMPLAEVFYGMTAKGYGLAETLREMNAKLKRILPVDMFCCATLLCLSFQRRSVEVWNGGMPDGYLHRIASGERMPLPARHLPLGVLSPESFDERTDVYPMALGDRVFLLSDGVIDTCDANDQLFGVQRLQWVFAANRQPDALFEEIEQALRHFGGEARDDVSMVEISLLETAQITPPALVYSDSGQSCPLDWSVSFEFRAATLKRFNPLPYLLQLLLEVHGLRAQSGALYSVLAELYSNALEHGVLGLDSSLKRDASGFARYYQERNTRLDELQEGYVRLHLQVTPTDDGGCLTIHIEDSGKGFDVERVMARPLEDVRLSGRGVSLIRQLGRNARWSDNGRSARVEFNWEALA; this is encoded by the coding sequence ATGCAGCCACTGGAGCCGCTGACGATCCTGATTGCCGAGGACAGCGCCGCCGATCGCCTGCTGTTGTCGAGCATCCTGCGCCGCCAGGGGCACGACGTGCTGACGGCGGCCAACGGCGCCGAAGCGGTCGAGGTGTTTCGCCTGCAACAACCGCACCTGGTGTTGATGGATGCGATGATGCCCGTCATGGACGGCTTCGAGGCGGCTCGGCAGATCAAGGCCCTGGCCGGGGAAACCCTGGTGCCGATCATCTTCCTCACGTCGTTGTCCGAAAGTGAAGCCCTGGCCCGTTGCCTTGAAGTCGGCGGCGACGATTTTCTGGCAAAGCCCTACAACCAGGTGATTCTCGCTGCCAAGATCAAGGCGATGGATCGCTTGCGGCGGTTGCAGGACACCGTGCTGCAACAGCGCGACCAGATCGCCCGGCACCACGACTACCTGCTCAACGAACAGCGCGTGGCCAAGGCCGTTTTCGACAAGGTGGCGCACTCCGGCTGTCTGAATGCCGCGCCGAATATCCGTTATCTGCAATCGCCCTATGCGCTGTTCAACGGCGACCTGTTGCTGGCCGCGTTCACCCCTGCCGGAGACATGCACGTGCTGCTGGGCGACTTCACCGGCCACGGTCTGCCGGCGGCAGTGGGCGCCATGCCCCTGGCCGAAGTCTTCTACGGGATGACCGCCAAGGGCTACGGCCTGGCGGAAACCCTGCGCGAGATGAATGCCAAGCTCAAGCGCATCCTGCCGGTGGACATGTTCTGCTGTGCCACGTTGCTGTGCCTGAGTTTTCAGCGCCGTTCGGTGGAAGTCTGGAACGGCGGCATGCCCGACGGTTACCTGCATCGCATTGCCAGTGGCGAGCGAATGCCTCTGCCGGCGCGGCACCTGCCTTTGGGGGTGCTGAGCCCGGAATCCTTCGATGAGCGTACCGACGTGTATCCCATGGCCCTCGGGGATCGGGTGTTTCTCCTGTCCGATGGGGTGATCGATACCTGCGACGCCAATGATCAGTTGTTTGGCGTGCAGCGATTGCAGTGGGTGTTTGCCGCCAATCGGCAGCCGGATGCGCTGTTCGAAGAGATCGAGCAGGCGCTGCGTCATTTCGGTGGAGAGGCGCGCGACGATGTCAGCATGGTCGAAATCAGCCTGCTGGAGACGGCACAGATCACTCCGCCGGCGTTGGTCTACTCCGACAGCGGCCAGTCCTGCCCGCTGGACTGGTCGGTGAGTTTCGAGTTTCGCGCCGCCACGCTCAAGCGTTTCAATCCGTTGCCCTATCTGTTGCAGTTGCTGCTTGAGGTTCATGGTCTTCGGGCTCAGAGCGGTGCGCTCTACAGTGTGCTGGCGGAGCTCTATTCCAATGCGCTGGAACATGGCGTGCTGGGGCTGGACTCGAGCCTCAAGCGCGATGCCTCGGGGTTTGCGCGGTATTATCAAGAGCGCAATACCCGGCTGGACGAGCTGCAGGAAGGCTATGTACGGCTGCATTTGCAGGTGACGCCAACGGACGATGGCGGTTGCCTGACCATTCACATCGAAGACAGCGGCAAGGGTTTCGATGTCGAGCGGGTCATGGCAAGACCGTTGGAAGACGTCCGCCTGTCGGGACGTGGAGTCAGTCTGATCCGCCAGTTGGGGCGTAATGCCCGCTGGAGCGACAATGGTCGAAGTGCACGCGTGGAGTTTAACTGGGAGGCTCTGGCATAA
- a CDS encoding Hpt domain-containing protein, which produces MDDTHVDRSVLSVLQEVMEEGYPDLLDIFLADSEERLKVLRTADSGDLLVETAHSFKGSSSNMGALRLTELCHQLELQARSSPWAAVQELVREIDREFAGIRPLYEAERQRCPAKI; this is translated from the coding sequence GTGGACGACACACATGTGGATCGCAGCGTGCTGAGTGTATTGCAGGAAGTGATGGAAGAGGGTTATCCAGATCTGCTGGATATCTTTCTTGCAGACTCCGAAGAGCGCCTGAAAGTCTTGAGAACGGCTGACAGTGGCGACCTGCTCGTTGAAACTGCCCATAGCTTCAAAGGCAGCAGCAGCAATATGGGCGCCCTCAGGCTGACCGAGCTCTGCCATCAGCTTGAGCTGCAAGCCAGAAGTTCGCCATGGGCCGCCGTTCAGGAACTGGTCCGCGAAATCGACCGCGAATTCGCCGGTATCCGGCCTCTGTACGAAGCTGAGCGACAGCGTTGCCCGGCGAAAATCTGA
- a CDS encoding flagellar hook-length control protein FliK — MPVTPDILLQASRQAKTQAGSANPAAQTAEPGDKAASFAHVYASQAQSKPSALADASVKPGRDTTGDVVGKKDAGDDKSAAEEPVVADGGKSLPADPSVQADDKAAGDDVSDAVPAPAVDAALLDLALDPSLQPVVPAPVAPTVVGTVQPVVEAPVAAAVSAATAAIPPAPATADGDFDPSTDPLDALPAVRLAMEQGGHVSASSQAQPKATPTQTQAQADGELTSAQNFAAGMASMLDVQGDKSSSGQGDDKAFSGLIDDGLKDLKSASSDTRVDDFANRLAALTQAATPKTANALPVNQPIAMHQSGWTEEVVNRVMYLSSANLKAADIQLQPAELGRLDIRVNMVPDQQTQVTFMSAHPGVREALDGQVHRLRDMFAQQGMGQVDVNVSDQSRGSQQGQDQARQSQTGRTSASGGRLDSMDDDVAPGIAEVAANTTSVIGSSAVDYYA, encoded by the coding sequence ATGCCCGTTACCCCCGATATTCTGCTTCAGGCCTCCAGGCAGGCCAAGACTCAAGCCGGCTCCGCCAATCCTGCGGCCCAGACCGCTGAGCCCGGGGACAAGGCCGCAAGCTTCGCTCATGTCTATGCCAGCCAGGCCCAGAGCAAGCCCAGTGCGTTGGCGGATGCCTCGGTCAAGCCGGGTCGCGACACAACCGGCGATGTTGTCGGAAAAAAAGACGCTGGTGACGACAAGTCTGCCGCCGAGGAACCGGTGGTTGCCGATGGCGGCAAATCCTTGCCTGCCGACCCATCTGTGCAGGCTGACGACAAGGCCGCCGGCGATGACGTGTCGGATGCCGTTCCAGCTCCGGCCGTTGATGCCGCACTGCTGGATCTGGCGCTTGATCCTTCATTGCAGCCCGTCGTACCGGCACCGGTAGCCCCCACCGTGGTCGGCACCGTGCAACCTGTCGTTGAAGCGCCGGTAGCCGCAGCCGTCTCCGCGGCTACGGCTGCAATCCCTCCAGCGCCTGCCACTGCCGACGGTGATTTCGATCCCTCGACCGATCCGCTCGACGCATTGCCGGCGGTGCGCCTGGCGATGGAACAGGGCGGTCACGTATCGGCTTCCAGCCAGGCGCAGCCCAAGGCTACACCGACACAGACGCAAGCCCAGGCTGACGGCGAGCTGACGTCGGCGCAAAACTTTGCCGCCGGCATGGCGAGCATGCTGGATGTTCAGGGCGACAAGAGCAGCAGCGGACAGGGCGACGACAAGGCTTTCAGTGGCTTGATCGATGACGGCCTGAAGGATCTCAAGTCCGCCAGCAGCGACACCCGTGTCGATGATTTCGCCAACCGTCTGGCAGCGCTGACCCAGGCGGCCACTCCGAAGACAGCCAATGCCTTGCCGGTGAACCAGCCGATCGCCATGCACCAGAGCGGCTGGACCGAAGAGGTGGTGAACCGGGTCATGTACCTGTCCAGCGCCAATCTCAAGGCGGCGGACATCCAGTTGCAGCCCGCTGAACTCGGGCGTCTGGACATTCGGGTGAACATGGTTCCCGATCAACAGACCCAGGTCACGTTCATGAGTGCGCATCCGGGCGTCCGTGAGGCGCTGGATGGCCAGGTCCATCGCTTGCGCGACATGTTCGCGCAACAGGGCATGGGGCAGGTCGATGTCAATGTTTCGGACCAGTCCCGTGGTTCGCAGCAAGGGCAGGACCAAGCCCGGCAAAGCCAGACCGGACGGACCAGTGCCAGTGGCGGTCGCCTCGATTCAATGGATGACGACGTGGCCCCGGGCATTGCCGAAGTGGCTGCCAATACCACGAGCGTGATCGGCTCCAGCGCGGTCGATTACTACGCCTGA
- the fliL gene encoding flagellar basal body-associated protein FliL, with protein MAKSDAAVVKDPATKGKLKLIIVIVVALLLAIGVSVGATWYFMHSAQSKPAAAVEQTAPVGKQPAIFESMAPAFVANFNQNGRQRYMQVSITMLARNQADLEALKVHMPVIRNNLVMLFSGQDFATLASPVGQEMLRQKATASVQEVAQKELGKVVIEQLLFTNFVLQ; from the coding sequence ATGGCGAAGAGCGACGCAGCAGTAGTAAAAGACCCCGCAACCAAAGGCAAACTCAAGCTGATCATCGTGATCGTGGTGGCCCTGCTGCTGGCGATCGGTGTGTCCGTGGGGGCGACCTGGTACTTCATGCACAGCGCTCAGAGCAAGCCTGCCGCCGCAGTGGAGCAGACGGCTCCCGTCGGTAAGCAGCCAGCGATTTTCGAATCGATGGCGCCAGCTTTCGTGGCCAACTTCAACCAGAACGGCCGCCAGCGCTACATGCAGGTGAGCATCACCATGCTCGCGCGCAATCAGGCGGACCTGGAAGCACTCAAGGTCCACATGCCGGTGATCCGCAATAACCTGGTCATGCTGTTCTCCGGGCAGGACTTTGCGACCCTCGCCTCGCCGGTCGGCCAGGAAATGCTGCGGCAGAAAGCCACCGCCAGCGTCCAGGAAGTGGCGCAGAAAGAGCTCGGCAAAGTGGTGATCGAACAGTTGCTTTTCACTAATTTCGTACTGCAGTAG
- the fliM gene encoding flagellar motor switch protein FliM yields MAVQDLLSQDEIDALLHGVDDGLVQTDNAAEPGTVKSYDLTSQDRIVRGRMPTLEMINERFARYTRISMFNMLRRSADVAVGGVQVMKFGEYVHSLYVPTSLNLVKIKPLRGTALFILDAKLVFKLVDNFFGGDGRHAKIEGREFTPTELRVVRMVLEQAFVDLKEAWQAIMEVNFEYINSEVNPAMANIVGPSEAIVVSTFHIELDGGGGDLHVTMPYSMIEPVREMLDAGFQSDLDDQDERWVNALRQDVLDVDVPIGATVARRQLRLRDILHMQPGDVIPVDMPEEMIMRANGVPAFKVKMGSHKGNLALQVIEPIERR; encoded by the coding sequence ATGGCCGTGCAGGACCTGCTGTCCCAGGATGAGATCGACGCGCTGTTGCATGGCGTCGACGATGGTCTGGTACAGACCGATAACGCTGCCGAACCCGGCACCGTCAAAAGCTATGACCTGACCAGCCAGGATCGCATCGTCCGCGGACGCATGCCGACCCTGGAAATGATCAACGAACGTTTCGCCCGCTACACACGCATCAGCATGTTCAACATGCTGCGGCGCTCGGCGGACGTGGCGGTCGGCGGCGTGCAGGTGATGAAGTTCGGCGAATACGTGCACTCGCTGTATGTGCCGACCAGCCTGAACCTGGTCAAGATCAAACCCCTGCGCGGTACTGCGCTGTTCATCCTCGACGCCAAACTGGTGTTCAAGCTGGTGGACAACTTCTTCGGCGGCGACGGCCGCCACGCCAAGATCGAAGGGCGTGAATTCACGCCGACCGAACTGCGCGTGGTACGCATGGTGCTGGAGCAGGCGTTCGTCGATTTGAAGGAAGCCTGGCAGGCGATCATGGAAGTCAATTTCGAGTACATCAACTCGGAAGTGAACCCGGCCATGGCCAACATCGTCGGCCCGAGCGAAGCCATTGTGGTGTCGACCTTCCACATCGAGCTCGATGGCGGTGGCGGCGACCTGCACGTGACCATGCCGTACTCGATGATCGAGCCGGTGCGCGAAATGCTCGACGCCGGCTTCCAGTCGGACCTCGACGACCAGGACGAGCGCTGGGTCAATGCGCTGCGCCAGGACGTGCTAGACGTCGACGTGCCGATCGGCGCGACGGTGGCTCGTCGTCAGTTGCGCCTGCGCGACATCCTGCATATGCAGCCGGGGGATGTGATCCCGGTCGACATGCCGGAAGAAATGATCATGCGCGCCAACGGCGTGCCGGCCTTCAAGGTCAAGATGGGCTCGCACAAGGGCAACCTGGCGTTGCAAGTGATCGAGCCGATCGAGCGCCGTTGA
- the fliN gene encoding flagellar motor switch protein FliN yields the protein MNTQDDQALADEWAAALEETGDAGQADIDALLAADSGNSASNRLPMEEFGSVPKNNEPVTLDGPNLDVILDIPVSISMEVGSTDINIRNLLQLNQGSVIELDRLAGEPLDVLVNGTLIAHGEVVVVNEKFGIRLTDVISPSERIKKLR from the coding sequence ATGAACACCCAAGACGACCAGGCTCTGGCCGATGAGTGGGCAGCTGCCCTGGAAGAGACCGGTGATGCCGGGCAGGCCGATATCGATGCCTTGCTGGCCGCCGATTCCGGCAATTCCGCATCCAACCGCCTGCCAATGGAAGAGTTCGGCAGCGTGCCGAAAAACAACGAGCCGGTCACTCTCGACGGCCCGAACCTGGACGTGATCCTCGATATCCCGGTGTCGATTTCCATGGAAGTGGGCAGCACCGACATCAACATCCGCAACTTGCTGCAACTGAACCAGGGGTCGGTGATCGAGCTTGATCGCCTGGCCGGCGAGCCGCTGGACGTGCTGGTCAATGGCACGCTCATCGCCCACGGCGAAGTGGTGGTGGTCAACGAGAAGTTCGGCATCCGCCTGACGGACGTGATCAGCCCAAGCGAACGCATCAAGAAGCTGCGCTGA
- the fliO gene encoding flagellar biosynthetic protein FliO: protein MKKVLGFVLAMPFSVLAAEPVATAATAAAPAVSSGVAGQLTQLVFGLLLVLGLIFLLAWLLRRVQQAGPAGKGQVIEIVGSRALGPRDRLMLVQVGNEQILLGLSPGNITALHVLKEPVQVPSTEKPTPEFAQRLLEMLGKDQKDKK, encoded by the coding sequence GTGAAAAAGGTTCTCGGGTTTGTGTTGGCAATGCCGTTCAGTGTGCTGGCGGCCGAACCGGTCGCAACGGCGGCCACGGCTGCTGCGCCGGCGGTGAGCAGCGGCGTGGCGGGCCAACTGACGCAACTGGTGTTCGGCTTGTTGCTGGTGTTGGGGTTGATCTTCCTCCTCGCCTGGTTGCTGCGTCGGGTCCAGCAGGCCGGTCCGGCCGGTAAAGGGCAGGTGATCGAGATTGTCGGCTCCCGCGCGCTGGGGCCTCGCGATCGCCTGATGCTGGTGCAGGTGGGCAACGAGCAGATTCTGTTGGGGCTGAGCCCCGGCAACATCACTGCGCTGCACGTCCTCAAGGAGCCGGTGCAAGTGCCGAGCACCGAGAAGCCAACGCCGGAATTTGCCCAGCGCCTGTTGGAGATGCTGGGTAAAGATCAGAAGGATAAGAAGTAA
- the fliP gene encoding flagellar type III secretion system pore protein FliP (The bacterial flagellar biogenesis protein FliP forms a type III secretion system (T3SS)-type pore required for flagellar assembly.), with protein MGALRIVLTLTLMLAAPLAFAADPLSIPAITLGTNAQGAQEYSVSLQILLIMTALSFIPAFVMLMTSFTRIIIVFSILRQALGLQQTPSNQILTGMALFLTLFIMAPVFDRVNQDALQPYLAEKLTAQDAVAKAQVPIKNFMLAQTRTSDLELFMRLSKRTDIATPDQAPLTILVPAFVTSELKTAFQIGFMIFIPFLIIDLVVASVLMAMGMMMLSPLIISLPFKIMLFVLVDGWALIIGTLASSFGGVSP; from the coding sequence ATGGGTGCGCTGCGCATCGTCTTGACGCTGACCCTGATGCTGGCCGCGCCGCTGGCATTCGCCGCCGATCCGTTGTCGATCCCGGCCATCACCCTGGGCACCAATGCGCAGGGTGCGCAGGAATACTCGGTCAGCCTGCAAATCCTGCTGATCATGACCGCGCTGAGTTTTATCCCGGCGTTTGTCATGCTGATGACCAGTTTCACCCGGATCATCATTGTCTTCTCGATCCTGCGTCAGGCCCTGGGCCTGCAGCAGACACCGTCGAACCAGATCCTCACCGGCATGGCGCTGTTCCTGACCCTGTTCATCATGGCGCCGGTGTTCGACCGGGTGAACCAGGACGCCTTGCAGCCGTATCTGGCGGAAAAGCTGACGGCCCAGGATGCGGTTGCCAAGGCCCAGGTGCCGATCAAGAACTTCATGCTCGCCCAGACCCGCACCAGCGATCTGGAGCTGTTCATGCGCCTGTCCAAACGCACTGACATCGCGACGCCGGATCAGGCGCCGTTGACCATCCTGGTGCCGGCCTTCGTGACCTCTGAGCTGAAAACGGCGTTCCAGATCGGCTTCATGATCTTCATTCCGTTCCTGATCATCGACCTGGTCGTGGCCAGTGTGTTGATGGCCATGGGTATGATGATGCTCTCGCCGCTGATCATTTCCCTGCCGTTCAAGATCATGTTGTTCGTGCTGGTCGATGGCTGGGCGCTGATCATCGGCACACTGGCCAGCAGCTTCGGCGGTGTCTCGCCATGA
- the fliQ gene encoding flagellar biosynthesis protein FliQ, with product MTPEVAVDIFREALWLTTMMVAVLVIPSLLVGLLVAMFQAATQINEQTLSFLPRLLVMLVTLIVAGPWLVQTFMEYILQLYGSIPHVIG from the coding sequence ATGACCCCGGAAGTTGCGGTCGATATCTTCCGCGAAGCGCTGTGGCTGACCACCATGATGGTGGCGGTGCTGGTGATTCCGAGTCTGCTGGTCGGCCTGCTGGTGGCGATGTTCCAGGCCGCCACCCAGATCAACGAACAGACCCTGAGCTTCCTGCCGCGTTTGCTGGTGATGCTGGTAACCCTGATCGTGGCCGGCCCGTGGCTGGTGCAGACCTTCATGGAATACATCCTGCAGTTGTACGGCAGCATTCCTCATGTCATCGGCTGA
- the fliR gene encoding flagellar biosynthetic protein FliR: protein MSLLALTDTQISTWVATFMLPLFRVGALLMVMPVFGTTLLPRRIRLYFALAITVVIAPGLPPMPPVNALDLSGLLLIAEQILIGAVMGFSLQLFFQAFVVAGQIVAIQMGMGFASMVDPTNGVSTAVIGQFFTMLVTLLFLSMNGHLVVFEVLTESFTTLPVGGGLMVNHYWELAGKLGWVLGSALLLVLPAITALLVVNIAFGVMTRAAPQLNIFSIGFPLTLVLGLFIVWVGLADILNQYQPLATEALQLLRELARAS from the coding sequence ATGTCGCTGCTAGCGCTGACCGATACCCAGATCAGCACCTGGGTGGCGACGTTCATGCTGCCGCTGTTTCGCGTCGGCGCCTTGCTGATGGTCATGCCGGTGTTCGGCACGACCCTGCTGCCCCGGCGCATCCGCCTGTACTTCGCGTTGGCCATTACCGTGGTCATCGCGCCGGGCCTGCCGCCCATGCCACCGGTCAATGCCCTGGATTTGAGCGGGCTGTTGCTGATTGCCGAGCAGATTCTCATCGGCGCGGTAATGGGTTTTTCCTTGCAGCTGTTCTTCCAGGCCTTTGTGGTCGCCGGGCAAATCGTCGCCATCCAGATGGGCATGGGCTTCGCCTCCATGGTTGACCCGACCAACGGTGTATCGACGGCGGTGATCGGGCAGTTTTTCACCATGCTGGTGACGCTGCTGTTCCTGTCCATGAACGGTCATCTGGTGGTGTTCGAGGTCCTCACCGAGAGTTTCACCACGTTGCCGGTGGGGGGGGGGCTGATGGTCAATCACTATTGGGAACTGGCCGGCAAGCTCGGCTGGGTACTCGGTTCGGCGTTATTGCTGGTGCTGCCGGCGATCACCGCGTTGCTGGTGGTCAACATCGCGTTTGGCGTCATGACCCGGGCGGCACCGCAACTCAATATTTTCTCTATCGGCTTCCCGCTGACCCTGGTGCTTGGGCTGTTCATTGTCTGGGTCGGGTTGGCGGACATTCTCAACCAGTATCAACCGCTGGCCACCGAGGCCTTGCAGTTGTTACGCGAACTGGCACGGGCGAGCTGA